In the genome of Neofelis nebulosa isolate mNeoNeb1 chromosome 6, mNeoNeb1.pri, whole genome shotgun sequence, one region contains:
- the LOC131514092 gene encoding E3 ubiquitin-protein ligase makorin-1-like isoform X2: MDPTESDGSSHGKDSSPHSQRPCRTFARGACRWGLSCYIAQDRKVSQVCRYFQRGFCFHGDQCSYQHPQPPGHLEWGRRHSEPRVTLPRPRLGLTRRGSEPTYLPSVAVGWDWPGACWGMEPGLVGLAGKAEEVDGSSWKSPSPSSADDDHCYSQEPQPKSDPVRELMAPLQSLGLELQQREQDSRDVVCGICMDKVWDKPEAERIFGILPNCTHAHCLGCLRTWRKSQQNFPLAVIKACPQCRVHSSYIIPHKFWVSEGAEKEQLIRNFKARTSQIRCRFFMQGNGRCPFKSDCIYLHQLPDKALTSDSPWTESTGPNRVPRGHRAGGRSILHGLCPGHGLLGFRTLTGSQ, encoded by the exons ATGGACCCCACAGAGTCAGATGGCAGCAGCCATGGTAAAGACAGCAGCCCCCACTCCCAGCGTCCATGCAG GACATTCGCCCGAGGGGCCTGTCGCTGGGGGTTGAGCTGCTACATCGCTCAAGACAGAAAGGTGTCCCAGGTCTGCAGATACTTCCAGAGAGGCTTCTGCTTCCACGGAGATCAATGCAG CTATCAGCACCCTCAGCCCCCTGGCCACCTGGAATGGGGCCGGCGCCACTCGGAGCCACGTGTCACCCTGCCAAGACCCCGGCTGGGGCTGACCCGCAGGGGCTCCGAGCCCACCTACCTGCCCTCTGTGGCTGTGGGTTGGGACTGGCCGGGGGCCTGCTGGGGTATGGAACCTGGCCTGGTGGGGTTGGCCGGCAAGGCGGAGGAGGTCGATGGCAGTTCCTGGAAGTCCCCGTCACCATCAT CTGCTGACGACGATCACTGTTACTCCCAGGAGCCTCAGCCTAAGTCAGACCCTGTCCGGGAGCTCATGGCCCCACTtcagagcctgggcctggagCTGCAGCAg AGGGAGCAGGACAGTCGGGACGTCGTGTGTGGCATCTGCATGGACAAGGTGTGGGACAAGCCAGAGGCCGAGCGGATCTTCGGCATCCTACCCAACTGCACCCACGCCCACTGCCTGGGCTGCCTGCGCACCTGGCGGAAAAGCCAACAGAACTTCCCGCTGGCTGTCATCAA GGCCTGTCCCCAGTGCCGTGTCCATTCCAGCTACATCATCCCCCACAAATTCTGGGTGAGCGAGGGGGCTGAGAAGGAGCAACTCATCAGGAACTTCAAGGCTCGGACCAG CCAGATCCGATGTCGGTTCTTCATGCAGGGGAATGGCCGCTGCCCCTTCAAGTCTGATTGTATTTATCTGCACCAGCTACCGGATAAAGCCCTGACCTCTGATTCTCCCTGGACTGAGA GTACTGGGCCCAACAGGGTTCCAAGGGGGCACCGAGCAGGAGGACGAAGCATTCTTCATGGACTGTGCCCTGGCCATGGCCTTCTGGGGTTCAGAACTCTTACTGGATCGCAATAA
- the LOC131514092 gene encoding E3 ubiquitin-protein ligase makorin-1-like isoform X1 encodes MDPTESDGSSHGKDSSPHSQRPCRTFARGACRWGLSCYIAQDRKVSQVCRYFQRGFCFHGDQCSYQHPQPPGHLEWGRRHSEPRVTLPRPRLGLTRRGSEPTYLPSVAVGWDWPGACWGMEPGLVGLAGKAEEVDGSSWKSPSPSSADDDHCYSQEPQPKSDPVRELMAPLQSLGLELQQREQDSRDVVCGICMDKVWDKPEAERIFGILPNCTHAHCLGCLRTWRKSQQNFPLAVIKACPQCRVHSSYIIPHKFWVSEGAEKEQLIRNFKARTSQIRCRFFMQGNGRCPFKSDCIYLHQLPDKALTSDSPWTESMQLTSGSEVLGPTGFQGGTEQEDEAFFMDCALAMAFWGSELLLDRNNSYLGFL; translated from the exons ATGGACCCCACAGAGTCAGATGGCAGCAGCCATGGTAAAGACAGCAGCCCCCACTCCCAGCGTCCATGCAG GACATTCGCCCGAGGGGCCTGTCGCTGGGGGTTGAGCTGCTACATCGCTCAAGACAGAAAGGTGTCCCAGGTCTGCAGATACTTCCAGAGAGGCTTCTGCTTCCACGGAGATCAATGCAG CTATCAGCACCCTCAGCCCCCTGGCCACCTGGAATGGGGCCGGCGCCACTCGGAGCCACGTGTCACCCTGCCAAGACCCCGGCTGGGGCTGACCCGCAGGGGCTCCGAGCCCACCTACCTGCCCTCTGTGGCTGTGGGTTGGGACTGGCCGGGGGCCTGCTGGGGTATGGAACCTGGCCTGGTGGGGTTGGCCGGCAAGGCGGAGGAGGTCGATGGCAGTTCCTGGAAGTCCCCGTCACCATCAT CTGCTGACGACGATCACTGTTACTCCCAGGAGCCTCAGCCTAAGTCAGACCCTGTCCGGGAGCTCATGGCCCCACTtcagagcctgggcctggagCTGCAGCAg AGGGAGCAGGACAGTCGGGACGTCGTGTGTGGCATCTGCATGGACAAGGTGTGGGACAAGCCAGAGGCCGAGCGGATCTTCGGCATCCTACCCAACTGCACCCACGCCCACTGCCTGGGCTGCCTGCGCACCTGGCGGAAAAGCCAACAGAACTTCCCGCTGGCTGTCATCAA GGCCTGTCCCCAGTGCCGTGTCCATTCCAGCTACATCATCCCCCACAAATTCTGGGTGAGCGAGGGGGCTGAGAAGGAGCAACTCATCAGGAACTTCAAGGCTCGGACCAG CCAGATCCGATGTCGGTTCTTCATGCAGGGGAATGGCCGCTGCCCCTTCAAGTCTGATTGTATTTATCTGCACCAGCTACCGGATAAAGCCCTGACCTCTGATTCTCCCTGGACTGAGAGTATGCAGCTGACCTCTGGGAGTGAG GTACTGGGCCCAACAGGGTTCCAAGGGGGCACCGAGCAGGAGGACGAAGCATTCTTCATGGACTGTGCCCTGGCCATGGCCTTCTGGGGTTCAGAACTCTTACTGGATCGCAATAATTCTTACCTTGGCTTTCTGTGA